Proteins found in one Brachypodium distachyon strain Bd21 chromosome 5, Brachypodium_distachyon_v3.0, whole genome shotgun sequence genomic segment:
- the LOC100824774 gene encoding uncharacterized protein LOC100824774 has translation MEVVGQSVQEMDREQMEVVGQSAQEMDGEPMKFMVQYSGLQIMREIISLWRERMVLVRALSRSRWSARGRSSRGRFVWRPKKQHLANQDTRRMNSQVSSISEQTVSVQKGIDSSKIKPAFIVESIPEQVYLPYGARDHEEAFDFILHEAQVLCYQMQSVALMLRENSIPISLKKINSVASRLMELSVHISLTQSSKSGGKTWSEMVGEERISFADYRICWESTWGSNTELCGGFEDTTTFSPMHFTQCTPGIPQLASVTGSTLQIYTIKIAEPNGKLDWPLYVYGVVAARDTVDNNRNLLFCRSRANCQMLTEEDSFLRLTGPSRAILAVDPVIFEVELRIKDGAGDRALITEHYR, from the exons ATGGAGGTGGTCGGGCAATCCGTGCAGGAGATGGATAGGGAACAAATGGAGGTGGTCGGGCAATCCGCGCAGGAGATGGATGGGGAACCGATGAAGTTCATGGTGCAGTATTCTGGGTTGCAGATTATGAGGGAGATCATCTCCCTATGGAGAGAGCGCATGGTGTTGGTTCGCGCtctttctcgctctcgctggAGCGCTCGCGGTAGGTCTTCTCGTGGGAGGTTTGTTTGGAGGCCCAAAAAGCAGCACCTGGCCAATCAGGATACGCGGAGGATGAACTCGCAAGTCAGTTCCATCTCCGAGCAGACAGTGTCCGTCCAGAAGGGAATCGATTCGAGCAAGATCAAACCAGCCTTCATAGTCGAATCCATCCCGGAGCAGGTATATTTGCCCTACGGTGCTAGGGACCATGAGGAGGCCTTTGATTTCATCCTACACGAGGCTCAGGTGTTGTGCTACCAGATGCAATCTGTGGCATTGATGCTGAGGGAAAACAGTATTCCCATCTCCTTGAAGAAGATCAACAGTGTGGCGTCCAGATTAATGGAGCTCTCCGTTCATATAAGCTTGACTCAATCCAGTAAATCAGGCGGAAAGACCTGGTCGGAGATGGTGGGTGAGGAGAGGATTTCTTTCGCTGACTACCGGATCTGCTGGGAATCTACATGGGGCAGCAACACTGAACTGTGCGGTGGCTTCGAAGATAcaa CCACATTCAGCCCGATGCACTTTACACAGTGCACACCTGGAATACCCCAATTAGCTTCTGTCACCGGGAGCACCTTGCAGATATATACCATCAAAATTGCTGAACCAAATGGCAAGTTAGACTGGCCACTCTATGTGTACGGTGTGGTTGCTGCCAGAGATACTGTGGACAACAACCGCAACCTTTTATTCTGTCGATCAAGGGCTAACTGCCAAATGCTCACTGAAGAA GATTCTTTTTTGCGCTTGACTGGCCCGTCTCGTGCAATTTTGGCTGTGGACCCTGTTATCTTTGAAGTTGAACTAAGAATAAAAGATGGAGCAGGTGATAGAGCATTGATCACTGAGCACTACCGTTAG